The segment CACAGCGGCCCACTTTTATCATCGCAGGGTTGATCCGTCCGATACTGGCGAGTATCGAGCACATTGAATTCAATCAGTCGACCGAAATTCACATTCCGATATAGTTCCATATCGGGTCCGGTCGGCATGGCCGGTAAGCGGAGTGGCATGTTTTCGTAATACGCCTGATACGCATTTGCCCGACGAAGTAAATATTCCCGAGGATCAACGTCTAACTTTTCCGAAATGGCGTTAGCACAGTTGTTGTCGAATTCATGATCATCCCAGGTAACTAACCACGGACACTGGGCATGCATTGCCTGCAATGCAGGGTCCATCTTGTATTGAGCGATTCGACGCCGGTAATCGTCCAGCGATTCAATCTCTTCACCGACGTGTTTACGAACACGTCCATCTTCCCCTTTATATTCGTAAATGTAATCTCCCAGATGAACGACGAGATCCAGATCTTGCTGCGCCATATGTTCATAAGCGGTGAAGTAGCCTGTTTCATAATGCTGGCAGGAAGCGAATGCAAAACGAAACTTGGGCAGCATGACTTCGCGACGGGGTGCCGTTCGGGTTCGACCCATCGGACTGATTTCGTTACCGGATTTGAATTGATAAAAGTACCAGTGGTCCGGTTCAAGTCCTTCGACTTCGACATGCACTGAATGCCCTAGTTCCGGAGTTGCCAGAGTTTCTCCCTGGGCGACCACTTGACTCAGTTTTTCATCTTTAGCGACCACCCATTGCACGGCAACGTTTTCATTGGGCATCCCCCCATCTTCGAGCGGCTTTGGTGCCAGTCGCGTCCAGAGGACAACTCCATCGGCGGTCGGATCACCTGAAGCGATCCCCAACTGGAAGGGATAGTCTTTGAAAGTGACATGAGTCTGAACTGCACCTTGAGCAGGTCGATTCAGAAGTAATGGCCAACTAGCGAGGGAGAAAAGTCCCGCCTGCAGGAAGTCGCGGCGGTGAGGGTATTTTTTGAGCAACCAGTCGATCTTATCAGGATTCATTTTAAGAGCACTTTCTGTCAGGAGGAGGGAGACCTGGCGGGAGGAGTTCTACTTAGCGAAAACGGCGCACTTCCGATGAAAAGGAAATGAAGTTCCGGGAGGACACACCGACATATCGCAATATGTCAGTCTACCCTACCCCGGAGAGGTCTGGCAACGAGTGATTCAGGATTGATGCGAATCTAACAGGCTCCAGCAATTACCCTTTGGCTACAGCCTGCTGACGCTCTTCACGCTGCCGTTGATGTGTGCGGATATTGTCCAGCGAATCGTTGGGAATCGCCGAAATCAGCTTCTGCGTGTATTCCTGTTGAGGATGAGCATAAATACTCTCCGCCGGCCCAAATTCGACGATCTTACCGTCATTCATCACGGCCATCATATCCGACATGAACTTGACGACACTGAGGTCGTGGCTGATGAAAATGTACGTCAGGTTGCGTTCTTCCTGTAGATCCTTCAGCAGATTACAAACCTGCGCCTGCACCGACACATCCAGAGCGGAGACGGATTCATCGCAAATAATGAATTCGGGTTCCACCGCAAGTGCCCGGGCGATGCAGATACGTTGTCGTTGACCTCCGGAGAATTCGTGCGGATAACGCCCCAGATGCTCGGCCAGCAATCCGACTTCCACAAGCAACTGCGCCGCCCGCTGGAGTCGATCGTTTTTGTTAGATCCGACGCCGTTGACTTTCATCGCTTCAGTCAGCATCCCCTGCACCGTCAAACGAGGATTCAGTGAAGCGTAAGGATCCTGGAAGATGATTTGAATCTTCCGGCGGAACGGCTTCATTTCCCGTTCAGTTAAGGGAACGAGGTCTGTTCCTTCAAAAAAGATTTTCCCTTCAGTTGCCTGCACGAGTTTCATAATCGCGCGACCTGTCGTTGTCTTGCCACAACCTGATTCGCCCACCAACCCCAGCGTCTGTCCGCGATAGACATTAAAGCTGATCCCATCTACAGCGCGTACATGGTCGTATACTCGTGATAACACTCCCTTTTTCAAAGGAAAGTAAACCTTCAGATCTTGAACCGATAGCAGCGTCTGTTGGTCGGCAGGAATCAGTTTAGTATCGGAGGGATGATCTTCCGGTTTCCAAGGATGCCCCAGTTGCTTCAACTCTGCCTCGGGAGACAACAGACGACCACGGCCCTGATTTTTCATCCGTTCCAGGTCTTCCGCCCGTGGAGTGATTTCAGTGAGTTCCAGCTCGCCATCTTCTTTGATGGTTGTCTTCATGAAATCACTGACAGTCGGTAACCGTTTGTAATTCATGTCCGGTTGCGGACGACAGGCGAGAAGTCCCTTCGTGTAAGGATGCTGTGGATTTTC is part of the Polystyrenella longa genome and harbors:
- a CDS encoding alkaline phosphatase D family protein — protein: MNPDKIDWLLKKYPHRRDFLQAGLFSLASWPLLLNRPAQGAVQTHVTFKDYPFQLGIASGDPTADGVVLWTRLAPKPLEDGGMPNENVAVQWVVAKDEKLSQVVAQGETLATPELGHSVHVEVEGLEPDHWYFYQFKSGNEISPMGRTRTAPRREVMLPKFRFAFASCQHYETGYFTAYEHMAQQDLDLVVHLGDYIYEYKGEDGRVRKHVGEEIESLDDYRRRIAQYKMDPALQAMHAQCPWLVTWDDHEFDNNCANAISEKLDVDPREYLLRRANAYQAYYENMPLRLPAMPTGPDMELYRNVNFGRLIEFNVLDTRQYRTDQPCDDKSGPLCDGVFDPDATLLGNKQEWWLNKQLISNQSQWNVLAQQVMMGRIDRTPGEGESYSMDQWSGYDVARKRLLQFMAERRISNPIVLTGDIHADWVNDLKVDFDRLEDPTVATEFVGTSITSSGDGQAEVKDLDKFYSDNPFLRYHNRQRGYVQCEVTPNEWRADYQTVEYVSKPGGPVDTKASFIVENGKPGALQV
- a CDS encoding ABC transporter ATP-binding protein, with product MTALLEIKGLKTYFHTDAGTVKAVDEISLHVDPGRTLGIVGESGSGKSVTSLTVMKLLPQAASSIEAGEISFLGQDLIKLPDSEMRKIRGKDISMIFQEPGTALNPVHRVGDQVMEAILLHQNVSTAEARQRTIELFEEVGIENAEEKIRSYPHEMSGGQKQRVMIAMALSCKPKLLIADEPTTALDVTIQAQILELLRDLRDNRQMSLLFITHDLGVIAEIADDVAVMYRGRVVEYKPVVEIFENPQHPYTKGLLACRPQPDMNYKRLPTVSDFMKTTIKEDGELELTEITPRAEDLERMKNQGRGRLLSPEAELKQLGHPWKPEDHPSDTKLIPADQQTLLSVQDLKVYFPLKKGVLSRVYDHVRAVDGISFNVYRGQTLGLVGESGCGKTTTGRAIMKLVQATEGKIFFEGTDLVPLTEREMKPFRRKIQIIFQDPYASLNPRLTVQGMLTEAMKVNGVGSNKNDRLQRAAQLLVEVGLLAEHLGRYPHEFSGGQRQRICIARALAVEPEFIICDESVSALDVSVQAQVCNLLKDLQEERNLTYIFISHDLSVVKFMSDMMAVMNDGKIVEFGPAESIYAHPQQEYTQKLISAIPNDSLDNIRTHQRQREERQQAVAKG